The DNA segment cctcagagcATGCTGTGtgctcccaggcctctgccctcctccacagGACCACTGCTACACCTGCCAGACTCCACCTGGAGATGGTGCAGACTTCTAAAACTTTAGTCTTTGAGCTCTGCTGCTTCTAAAAACTTGCAATAACcagcccctcttgttttcccagtcaatggttttggggaaatgtttttcttgtgtAGTCCCCTGcatgctgctttctctctctctttctctctctcctctctctgtgatcagggttcccttccctccacagcaTCTGCgactcttttctcccccaaatcacaccACTGCACCTCCCACCTTCCatgatgtggcctcttttctccctctagttgtATAGTTTGTTCTCTCAGTTCGCAGATCAATTTCCTGGGtgtttagaatgatttgatagttatatAGCTGTGTTCGAGGGATGAGCAAGCATAagatcctcctactctgctgtCTTAATTCTTCTCCTATAcagaatatggtatatatatccaaaggaaatgaaaaccagaaatcaaagagatctctgcactcccatgtttactgcagcattattgtCAGCAACCAAGTTATAGTAACAACCTGAGTCtgtcaacagataactggataaAGAttattctctctgtcaaataaataaataaataaacctttaaaaaaataaaacgaaataTTTGTCTAGCGGGTCTGCCATCAGATCTTTTTTGGGGactgttgatttatttatttttgtttgaatctttttttttttttaaagattgtatttatttatttgatatatagagagagcacaagtaggcagagtggcacgcagagggagagggagaagcagggtccctgctgagcggagagcccaacgtagatcttgatcccaggaccctgggatcatgaccttagctgaaggcagatgcttaaactactgagccacctaggtgcccctaattattttaatttgaatggGCCGtacttttgtgatttctttttgatgaaaactggacatttgaacCTAATAATGTGGTAACTATGGAAatcagattctttctttttcccaaggtatgctgttttattttgttattgtttttgtgaggttttatttgtttgctctTTGGGTTGCTTAGGCTGTCTGTGTGCTGAGGAACAGCCTTAAATGTAAATCTAAGGTAttctcatatctttttttttacccttttccTGGGCATGTATGgtcacttttaatttttcccatgCATATAGTTGCTTTTGAAAttcttagtctttattttttatttcttttaaagagatttttaaaaagattttatttatttatttatttgaaagagagggagaggcagagggagaatcaggctccctgtgagcagggagcctgatgtgaggctctaTCCCCAGGACtgtgaggtcatgacctgagccgaaggcggaggcttaactgactgagccacccagatgcccccccgAATTTCCtagtctttaatgtctggcttccAANAGAAtttcctagtcttttttttttttttaatttaattttattatattatgttaatcaccatacagtacatccccagattccgatNGCATTGGCCCTTTAAACACTGGGAAGTTACTTTACCCTGAGGGGGAGGGGCTTGCAATAATGAGGGGAGGGGCTTCGTTGTATGCGCTCTGTGATGGGAGGCAGCCATTTGGAGGAGAGATCCTTTTCTGCCTAACTGGCTGCTGCAAGCTGTGTTTAAGCTGCTCCAGGAACATGGGCATAGCTGCCTGGCATAAGGATGAGGGTGGGGAATGCGTAGCTGCTAGTgtgctaagagctgaaattgactGAAACTAATTGCGGTTACCATCCAAGCCTTCCCCTGGAACTTGGAAACCTCAGTAGACTCCAGTCCTGAATATAGTTACATCAGACATATTCTGTCAGTGCCATTGTTGTCTAGGTGGGGAGACCGATCCCTGGTGCTTCCTATGCTGTCATATTCCCCTACCAATTCagactttaaaatttcttaattcttttctcATATTTCAAAGGGCTCCTCGGCCTCATCTCCCATCACTAATTCATATTTCGGCTGTATCCTTTATATTTATCTCAGTTATCGTCATTTAGGTCACCTCTTCTATTTTCCAAATCCTATTATCTGTTATTGGTTCTTCTTTGTTAATATATGTCCCTGCTTTAACATATCAGTATCTACTCTTATCTAGTTgagaatattatttcatttatctcttcagttaattctgggttatttatttatttaaagtacgTTCAGTTAGCCGCCAttcagtgcatcattagtttttggtgtagtgttccatgattcattagttgcatataacatNTGGTTCTTCTTTGTTAATATATGTCCCTGCTTTAACATATCAGTATCTACTCTTATCTAGTTgagaatattatttcatttatctcttcagttaattctgggttatttatttatttaaagtacgTTCAGTTAGCCGCCAttcagtgcatcattagtttttggtgtagtgttccatgattcattagttgcatataacatccagtatTTTATATTGGCTACTTGGcttgtttctctttgtttacATGTTTGTGGCAAATtttatttgtgataatttgtcCATGAAAACGTGagctgtttttgcttttattgtataAGTTAACCTTGAAACTAAAAACTACCAGTTATTCTACCAGCAAAAGATGGGTTTATTAGGGAATAAAAGAGAGTTGCAGTCTGGACAAACAAGCTATGGTCAAATTGTAGGCACGTTTGGGAGACAAAGGAGAGGTATGTGTTTTACAAGGGGAAGAGGAGTAGGTTGGAAAGGCTGTTATACACTGAAAGTCCACTGGAGTAAACTGGGAATTCAAAGTATGGTGGCTTCTCATGGGCTGAGCTGTTGCCCAGAGGGATAAGGAAGGCGTTTTTTTCTGTGGTAGAGTAGTAGTCACATGCAAGGTCAAGTTAGTCTTTTCCTGTTGGGGCTACAGTCAACGGAGTGGTAGAGCTCCCCATCCTGACACCTCCCAACTCCATTTAAGTGAGGTTTCCCATGACTAAGTTTCATGTGTATGTGGTAGATGGATGGTTGGTGGGGTGGGGTAACTTGCATGTCTTtaggttgattgattgattgatttttttaaagattttatttatttacttgacagagagacagccagcgagagagggaacacaagcagggggagtgggagaggaagaagcaggctcccagcggaggagggagcccgatgtagggctcgatcccaaaaccctgggatcccgccctgagctgaaggtagacgcttaacgactgagtcacccaggtgccctcttttgGTTGATTTAAAGTAGGTGGTGGAAAATTCCAGTCAAAACTCTACAATGATACAATCTGGGCTTATTTACACCCATTTGCTACTTcctaaataatactttttttctttcttcccctctgcttATGGAACATATCGACATTTCTGCCCTACTGTGTTTTCTACAGCAGTTTTTTTCCTAGGGTTAGCCATCTACCTGTCAGTGTgtgtaggaagaagaaaaacaatcaacTCTGTGTCTGCCTCGTCCAATTGCACCTGTTTTTATACACTTCTTACTGTAGCTGGGCTCTGGAACCACCAGTTTGTAATCTCAGTTGCACTTGTGGTACCTTGTAGATGTTATAGGTATTGAGCAGACGATGAGGGATCCAGATTTCCGTGGCGGGGAGAATAACACAGCTCAAAGCCTTTACCCAACTCGTTCTTTTACCGTTGGTGCCCAGCAATCTGTCTTgggcatttatttcattttctcaccaAGATAACACTGCTCTTTTTCgtcaaaaaattctttttttttttagactttatttatttatttgacagagaacaagagatagagagagagcacaagtagggggaatggcaggTAGTGGGAGATGggcaaacagactccctgctgagcaaggagcccaacatggggctcgatcccaggaccctgggatcatgacctgagctgaaggcagatgcttaaccgactgagccacccaggcacccctcgtcaGAAAATTTGTAATCTTGACTTTAGTTATTCAtatccatacttttttttttttaagagagtgagagagcacgagtaggggatggacagagggagagggaaagagagaatcttaagtatgctccatgcccagcacagagcctgacttggggcttgacctcacaaccctgagatcatgacctgagcagaaatcaggagttggatgcttcactaactgagccacccaggctcccccacatATCTTGTCTGGCTTTTCCAGAATTTGGCTGGAAGAGGAAGCAAACGGGCTGTgggaatatgttattttattcctgaaagaCTGTTTATTTCTGGGACACCCAGCTTGTGACTCATGACAGGAAGATCTCAGAACCTAGTTCCTATTATTTCAGGGTTCACAGCATGTCTCCAGCAGCTGATTTGgtttaagaataatttataattaccAGGTTTTCACCAAAATTGGAACACGCCAGAATTTGGGCTTCACCTGTTCAGAATAAACCCTGTTTGGATGATGGTCTGATCTTGAAGTAATCAGAGCTCTTGCAGAAAATGATCTCAATTTAGGAGATTAGTTTTCCTAATCTTAAGATTGAGAAAAGAAAGTCTTGCATGTCTAGTTACAGGATCTCACTGGTTTATAGTGCCTCTGATGTTGGCCCTGGCTACCAATAGTCCAGGTGAGGGATTGGACTTGGTCAATAAGATGGACAGGGAAGGTATGCCAGAAAGGGGTACTTGAATAAATTCAGAGATGAAAGGTTAGGCTGTGTGTCCTACAGCTGGGGAGATCATGGCCACGTTGAACCTTGTAGCATTATACTCAGACTTGGCAACTAGTGTTTGAGTGATTATTCTCTTGATAGCTAAAACACAGTCATTGGATTGAAATCGAGGGTTGTTTTTCCAGAAGGACTGAGAACAGCCAAGTCAAATTTCAATGACTAAGGTACTAAACAATGTTTAAATAACTGTTTATTAATAGGGACCAATTCAGAAGCCTAGTTAAACTAACTGGGGCTCCTGACTTGGTGGGCATGAATCAGGAAACATCGCAAAGAAACACTTGTTAGGAGTGCAAGGTCATGTCGTGTGAATGTGAGGTTCACTGCTCAGTTTGGTTTCAAGGACAAAAGGCAGCATTGGTTTGGTACTTTGGTTCTACTAGCTCAACCTGAGAAGGGAGGTGATGAACACCTGCATAGACCGAGCTCGTCACACCTTGTGTGCACGTATGAGGAATGGTTAAGGGGGGAGAAGGCAGCTCAAGGATGGGACCAGCTGATATTCAACTCTGGATAACGCAGGGGGAGAGACATTCAGAGAGTAGGGAAGGCTGACACaaagttgcttttattttaatggtcATACAGTTATTTCTCAGCAAAGAGAAAACTCAAGTCAGGAAAATGGCAAACAGATGGGAGTTTCCAGGATTATGGAAATAttgggaagattttaaaattgGTTTGCATATTCTTAAAACCGTGTTTCGGAATGCTGTAATAACCCTAACTTGAcgttttttccttgtttctgcaaaaacaaacaaacaaacaaacaagcaaacaacaacaaaaacagatctGTGTTATAGATTTTGGTCTTTTCTCCCTGGATtaatttaagtcatttttatCCCAGGGGATGTCCAGAGGAACCATATCTTTCAATGTCCCCCCTGTTCCATTGATTGAtctcttattctttcattctcttaaaacGTAGTCAttgtttactatatgccaggcattgcaAAAATGCACTaaggatattaaataaataaagcaaaacttcAGTTTTTGAGTTGCTCCCAAGGTCACTTTCCATCTCACTCTCTTGGAAATCAGCCATACCAAAGCCTTGTTAGCCTCCAAGGACCTTCTTCTAGTTCCAATGACTGGGAAATAGTCAAAGTGTGGGCTGAGAGCTTAGTTATATAAAACATCATGTTGCTATGGAGAGTTCACAGGTCTGGCATTACAAGGATTGGATTTGGGTGAACTTGTGCTTGTAAAATGGTCAAGCCTTGGGTGACCATCAGATCTGGTTAGAAACCTTGCTATGTCATTTAATGTGAACTTGGGCCAGTTAGTTACCTCTACTGgacttggtttcttcatctgccactttaaaataatgatacaaATCTACCTTagggtgattttaattttaaattataccaaTATATGTAAATCTCTTAGTGCAacacctggcacatggtaattATTTGATAAACGGTGACTACTGTGTTTTCTCTGAACTTTTGATTTCCTAACTGAAAGATGATCCTGAGATCCAACCCAACTATTAACCTTTTCGATGAGGACAATCCTCCCTCTTCCCAACCCAAACCGGGGATCTTAGGATCTTAgagcctttccttttcctctcccccaaggACCAAGGGCAAGAGGGGATTCCttactttattttgtatttttccacacAGGCTATGTCACATTCTATTTTAAGCTTGTAGTTGTTAAGGTTGCCATTACATCCGGAGAAGATAAAACTTTCACATCTTTTGGAGGTGGTGTTGTAGAAATATCTGAAGTGAATTTCAAAGCAGCTACCAGCATCCAAATCCATTTTGCAGGGATCTGCATGGGACGTTCCCATTGAGTTAGGGAGAATTAGTTGGGACACAGCTGGAGATCTTGCCTTACAGGGCCCTTAAAAATTGCTCACATTAGTTTGGAAATGGGTGGTAAGTGATCAAGTGACTTGACCAAGGGTTCACATTTGCTAAGTGGCCGGGCCAGAATTTGGGGTGTCTGACTCCCAGTGTAGATTGTGCCACCTCCCCGTGCCCCAGAAGCACTGAGCCTGTACACGTTACCTATGGAAGAAAGCTTCATTATCCTTCACATCTACATTGTGAGTTTCTGTAAATAGGGACCATGGGTTCAAGTATTCTCTATGCACCCAGAGCCCAGATATTGAAAATGCCTCAGTTTGCTCAGTTTCCAACCCCCCTTTACTCTCCTCTCAATACATATTCTTACATGGTCTGGGATCTTCAAAATTCGTCATGAAACCCCTCATTCAAAATACTTCTGGTCCTTTGGGCCTCCTACAAAAGACAGCCCCATCTGGAAAGGACTTATTTGCATcatagtttgttttttctcatcaGACATCCACAAGATCCCTAGAGTAAGTAATGCCCATAGTCAAAGGACTAAGAGTCTGTGGGTATTAGCACAAAAGAAGGACCTTCCTGGACCAGCTGGATATCACATTTTTGGGGACACTTTCTTCCTAATTCATAATTggtctttgcatttattttttgctttaagttCATACCTTTGAGTTCTCCACATATCATGTCAGCAAGTTTAGCAACACCGCACATTGATGGGGTAGTCAGCAAGAGGATGAAGAGCCCTAGGAGAAATCCCCACTCAGCAGACTTCATGTTGCAGCAAGTAGGAGGTAGGACGCTCTTGGTATCAACTGATGTTATATTTTGGGCTTGAGACTTGAGATGGCTGAGCCCACTTACCCCAAGGGCCAGGACTGGGCATGACTAGGCATCGAGTTGAACAGTGAATGCTTGGGTACCCAGCCATGAAGCTGAAGGTCCCAGACCAGTTAAAGTCCTGATAGTGAGTCCCATGTTCATCTAGAAACCATAGAAATGAAAGGATCAGGGCTTCTAGCAGAAGTTTAGTGATGGACAATGGAATGATTAGACTAAAGAATTGAAAAAGGattgcttcctttcctctcttcaaCCTTCCACATAAGGAAGAGACTGATCCTGGTGAAACAGGAGGAATGTATTAAGAACAATAGCAGTAATGCTAGTAACTAACCCCTATGGTACTTCCTTCATGCTAGGCACTGTTATCTATCCATCTGCACAAAAtcagtaaatttcaaaaaaagCACACGCACCCCACGAGTTAAGTGCAATTATcatcacagatgaagaaaccgaggctgaGGTTAAGTTATATGCTCAAGGTCACTCATCTATTACATAGTGGAATCAAGATTTGGACTCACTATACTATATTGCTTAGGACTATGAGAcaccttaattttgttttcttgtaagaCTTGAAATTTTGGCTTTCACATTGATTATTTTTGGTCAAGTATGAAATAATggtccaatttaattttttaatggcttCAGACCCATTTATTGATGAATTCCTCTTTTATCCAGTTATATAATAACTTCTCTTATACATGTGGGATTATGTCTGAGCTCTTTATTTCACTCTACTGTATATTCCTAATCCAAAACCATTCTTAATTACTTGAATTTTGTATTATCTTAGGATTTTGCATATTCACATACATTTTAGGGTAAGTCCAAAGcagttatggggcacctggtggctcactgggttaagtgtctcccttctgctcaggtcatgatcccagagtcccgggattggaccccgcattgggttccctgctcagtggggagtctgcttcttcctctccctctgcccctcctccttcctgctccttctctctctctctcttgctcactctctctctcaaataaataaataaataaaatctttaagaaaagaaattataacaaATCACAAGCTTACAAAAACTTATAACTACATCAGACATCATGAATCctagaaaaataacatttcattactattatttaaaatatttttataataccgtttttctatattttccggCTGATTATTCTTTGATCACCTCTTCTCATGACAGCgatttttttatatcttatttctagggaaagaacagaaagataattCAGTCTTTGCTCTAGCATGGTTGATAAAAAACTTCAAGTTATAGCCCTGGAGAgctaatgcacagcatagtgattatagtcaacaatatcATATTATAATCTtcgaagttgctaagagactaggtTGTAATCCTTCTTGccacaagaaagaaataacaattatGTGACTCAacagaggtgttagctaatgcttcagtggtaatcatattgcaatacataaatgtatcaaatcaatacatGGTAAACCTTAAACTTGCACAATGTCATAtctcagttatatctcaattaaaaaattaagttattgcTATTGGGAAAGATCCTTTCTAGATTTATAACACTGATAATGCCACATCTGTAACTATCTTCATAGTGTCTGGTTCAGGTGGGCTACATGCCTGGGACAAGCCCTTGGAGAATTCTAGCTCTTTGATCTTGATCTAATGGACTCTCGTTGCAGCCTAATAACCACTGATCCAGCTCCACCACGTCCTCCCCACCCTCGCTGTGCCTGTCTTGGGTTCATGATATGGCCATGAAACCTTGAACCCTGGCTCCAAGCATGTTGTATGTGGGGCAGTATCTTAATGCTATTTCTTCTTGAGGTCAAATATGGGAACATTTTGCTTGGTGGGCACAACCAAGGCAGATCGTCAGTGTGGGCTGTCCAGACATGAGCACAGAATTAACTTAAGACCATGATTAGGCTATGTCCCCGCAGCCTCCTACCCTTCTAGCCCCCACCCTGGGTTGGGACAgtgctgcctgcctccctgcttgGATGgtgtttctccttcctctcctcatcCCGAGAGAGGCAAATGAGGGGCCTGGAGCTTAAGCTACATGAGTTTCGTGGTAAATTAGTCTTTCCTGCCAAACTCAAGATCTGTAAGTTAGGTCTTGTTGGGGAGAGTGGTCTCAAATTTACTGCTTCTCCATGCCTTCCTAAAAATGGACTGAGAAAAACAATATTGTGGAGGCCTGTAGGGAAAAGAGGATAATTAGCACATTTTTTCTtctggattcttttttgtttttttaaagattttatttatttattggagagagagagagacacagtgagagagggaacaccagcaggggggatgggagagggagaagcaggattccccctgagcagggagcccaatgtggggctccatcccaggaccctggggtcatgacctgagccgaaggcagacacttaacgactgagccacccaagcgcccctcttcTGGATTCTTTAGACACACCCATGGATTACACCATGGAGGGCCTCCAAGGAACTGAACTGTGTGTTGTCAGAGTATGCCCAATAACGCTTAAAGAAGTAGCCCCAGGAAACTTTCTGTAATCTAACATGAGACTGTCACGGAGAGCGTTGTTCACCCTACTATACAGTGTTTCCTCTTTGAGAACATGTGAAAGAGCTTGTCTCTTCTGCCATTTACTACCATGATTATTTCCACTGTTCCTGAGTATCTTTTTGGGCTAACTTCATGGTTACTCTAATGGTTGTTACTGTGCTGCCCTTATGTGCTGTTACTATGAAAGCTTAGAGCCAATTTTATGATATCTCCTAGCAAGTGTCTGTGACCCTGTAGCATGCATTTGCTATGCTAATCTCCTGCATAGTTCCaccatactttattatttttgtgtcttctttcctctatcttctttatacatacatacatacatatatttatttatttaaaatttttatttttaaaagatttttgtttattaatttgagagagagagagagagagagagcatgtgtggaagaagggggagaggaggagggggagtgggagggagagaaagaagcagcttCTGCATTAAGCATGAAGCTCAAcactgggctggatctcaggactctgagatcattatgtgagccgaaatcaagagtctgacactcaaccaactgagccacccaagcatctctaaatttgttatttatttatttttgaagattttgtttatttatatgacacagagagaatgcaggtgagcacaagcagggggagtggcaggcagagggagagggagaagcaggcactctgtggagcagggagcctgatgtggggcttcatcccaggaccctgggataatgacctgagctaaaggcagatgcttaaccaactgagccccccaggtgcccctaagtttgctttttaaaatattatgtgttATGAGTCCTGGTAAGCTGCCTTAAATCTTTTGAATCAAGGTTGAAtgtcaataaataaaaccataaactgatttgaacccaggtcttcataataaattaaaatttttttccaggacACCATGCTGCTTGATGGTGTAAAGAATGGGATGGGGCTCTGGGGACACAAGGTCCCTCTTGGTTCAGTAGCTTCTTGGCACATCCTGTCCTGTCCCAAGGGCTGAGAGGTAGTGAAGTGGGAAAGATAGGAACTAAATGCAAGAGGAGCCACCAAAAATTTAAGTCCCAACCTAAAAGAATGGTGTCAGCTCAGATAAAAGTTTTCCCATCTTATCCCAATAGCGTCAAGTAGGAGGTTCATCTGAACCCTTCTGGGTGCTTTACTCATTGCTCCAGATTATTAGACTTGATGGTAAGAGCAGGACTGAGACCCCAGGAGGGATTACATTCCTGCCCCAGCCTTTACCCGGAAAAAGAATTAGAGTATTGTGAGGCTAGACTCTAGGTTAGGATTTCTCAATATCCTAGGAGGAATTTTTTCCTGTAGTCAGAACCCATAATTTTGTTCTCAATTCAGGAAGGATCTcctaaaaaatgacaaaagactgaTGGAATGTAGGACCTATCTCTGACCCTACTGAGTGGACAGTTTTCTGGAATGTGGTCCAAGGGAGTAACTTGGTACTTTGTGTTTGATCTAAGCTTAATAAACTGACTCCAATTGATAGTGGCAAGGGACATGCCAATATCATGGACAAATCCACCTGAGTCAGGAAGTGGGTGCCTGGAAGGGGGGCCACCATGAAGCTAATGGTATCAGAGCTTCATGGAATCACAGTTGTTTCTCCGGCCACTGTTCCTGATCCATCTTTGGTCTTTCAGCATAAGAGTTCCCAGGCAAGTCTTGAAAGCTTGGGTCTTAGAGAAGGGGTGGCATTCTAAAACAGGGTTGCATGAGTGCATGCTGTCGATGGAGGAGTTCTGCCTACTTGAGCATGGACACTATGTGACAAGGGATCTGAGAGCAAAAGATCTCTGTGTCGAATGCTGTGCCCAGTCCCTTAAGCTCATTAGGACAAAACAAGACCCAAGATACTGGACTTTGATTCTACCagtgtctctttctttctatatggCCCTGCATCCATCCTCCCTTTCTCTGGCTATCAGTTATTCTAACTTTAAAACGCAAGGATTAGACCAAATAATGGCACAGAATCCTTCTGGTTCTAAGTTTGTGGGAAGAAAGAATGTGAATTGTGTCTCTGTCCAACCATGAATTTGAAGGTAAAAAAGGGAATAAATCTGGGGTGGTgggtaataaaaatatagaattaaaagGCAGTGGGCAACTGGGTAGAGAGAGGTATTTCATCTACTTGGCACTGCCATGCTGGAGATGTAGGCCCAGACATGGTTGAACCTGGCCATGAAAATCTTGATGCCTGTTTGTTGGTTCCATGGACggaaatggaaatacaaattgGGTATCAGGTGGAACCATGAAATCCCTTGCCATCAAGGAGCCTGGGGCTGCCTCTGGGGTTTGGGTTATTGTGGCCCTGATTTCCTTCCCAGGCCCTGGTACACATATGTCCTCTTCTTTGACAAATCCCAGAGCCCAGGAGTCTTGGAGTTGGCTGATAGTATGTGCACAGTGTCTGCCCCAAAGTTAGCATTTAATGTCTCTGTTGCTGGgatcttatttgttttgttgtatatttttcttcttgaacctTTTCAAGGAGGGACCTTttgggttccaatttctccccCATCAAAATAACACCCTTACTCTTTCCTTCCAGTGTGCTGAACTCAAGGAAATTGACCATTTTCCCTAACTATTCAGATCATCCTTTGAGCTTGACACCCAAGTTGCCAGAAGCTTACAAGGGAGAATGCAGTTGTTTTACCAATAGCTTTCTGACCAGAGAGGCATGTGAGAGCACCCGTGTGTTCTCAAAGCAGAAATTGCACAACGTGCAGGAGTTCAGAGGTTCTGCTGTTAGGTTATAAGAGCCATAGATGAAGAAGCCAAAGGGTAAGAACTTGGTGTGGAGTTCACGTGAGTGATGGCCTAGAAATAaggattttctttgatttccaaaTGAACGGGGGCATCTAGTGCCAATTGTTTGCAAAATTTGGGAAGAATCACGACTAAAATTCTAAGTCTCTCTTCATAGCTCTTCCTATTAAGGCTGCTTGAGTTGTGTTGCTGTCCTTGTAACTCTTGGGACTTCTGAACATAGGAGCTCATCCTCCTATCTTTCATTAACTGTTTACCCCAGCAACTCACCCCTCGTGCCCACCACATGTTACATGCCTGTGGTAAATGAGGGAATTCCAAGGAGATACCCCTGGACCCAGGGAGCTTTTAGCATTTGAGCTCCAGAAAAAACTTGATCTAGTGTGAACAAATGTAGTTCTCAGGAGCATTCTTAGATATGCTTCAAGG comes from the Ailuropoda melanoleuca isolate Jingjing chromosome 13, ASM200744v2, whole genome shotgun sequence genome and includes:
- the SPINT4 gene encoding kunitz-type protease inhibitor 4, with amino-acid sequence MKSAEWGFLLGLFILLLTTPSMCGVAKLADMICGELKDPCKMDLDAGSCFEIHFRYFYNTTSKRCESFIFSGCNGNLNNYKLKIECDIACVEKYKIK